One Natronomonas moolapensis 8.8.11 genomic region harbors:
- a CDS encoding 30S ribosomal protein S19: protein MSSEYQIGHEGEFRYRGHTLDELQSMELDEVAELLPARQRRTIKRGLSVEQEKLLEKAREAGDEETANDPIRTHLRGMPIVPAFVGLTFAVHNGQSFERVEVEPEMIGHYLGEFQLTRNSVEHGQAGIGATRSSKFVPLK from the coding sequence ATGAGTTCGGAATACCAGATCGGCCACGAGGGCGAGTTTCGCTACCGTGGTCACACGCTCGACGAGTTGCAGTCGATGGAGCTCGACGAGGTCGCGGAACTGCTGCCCGCACGCCAGCGGCGAACCATCAAGCGGGGCCTCTCCGTCGAACAGGAGAAGCTCCTCGAAAAAGCCCGCGAGGCGGGCGACGAGGAGACCGCGAACGATCCGATCCGGACGCATCTGCGCGGCATGCCGATCGTCCCGGCGTTCGTCGGGCTCACGTTCGCGGTCCACAACGGCCAGTCGTTCGAACGCGTCGAGGTAGAGCCGGAGATGATCGGCCACTATCTCGGGGAGTTCCAGCTGACGCGAAACTCCGTCGAGCACGGACAGGCCGGTATCGGTGCGACCCGCTCCTCGAAGTTCGTACCGCTCAAATAA
- a CDS encoding 50S ribosomal protein L23, which yields MTIKHPLVTEKAMNDMDFENKLQFVCHAEASKPEIAEAVESQFDVSVDSVNTQVRTQGDKKATVTLSADDDAQEVASRIGVF from the coding sequence ATGACGATCAAACACCCGCTCGTCACCGAGAAGGCGATGAACGACATGGACTTCGAGAACAAACTACAGTTCGTCTGTCACGCCGAGGCGAGCAAGCCCGAGATCGCCGAAGCCGTCGAATCACAGTTCGACGTGTCGGTCGACTCGGTCAACACGCAGGTTCGAACGCAGGGCGACAAGAAGGCGACCGTCACCCTCTCGGCGGACGACGACGCCCAGGAAGTCGCCTCACGGATCGGGGTGTTCTGA
- the rpl4p gene encoding 50S ribosomal protein L4, whose protein sequence is MQATVRDLEGDDAGEVELPDVFETTFRPDLIKRAVLAAQANRQQDAGTDEYAGLRTPAESQGSGRGMAHVPRQNGRAREVPQAVSGRPAHPPKAEKDRGLDINTKERKLATRSAIAATADAELVAERGHDFDGELELPLVVSDEFEELVKTKEAVAVLETLGVYADVERAEDGKTVRAGRGTTRGRKYTQPKSVLVVTSGEPSLAARNLAGADVATAAEVSTEDLAPGTDAGRLTLWTESALEEVAER, encoded by the coding sequence ATGCAGGCAACAGTACGCGACCTGGAGGGCGACGACGCGGGCGAGGTCGAGTTGCCGGACGTCTTCGAGACGACGTTCCGGCCCGACCTCATCAAGCGCGCGGTCCTCGCCGCCCAGGCCAACCGACAGCAGGACGCAGGTACCGACGAGTACGCAGGGCTTCGGACCCCGGCGGAGTCCCAAGGCAGCGGCCGTGGGATGGCGCACGTTCCGAGACAGAACGGGCGCGCACGCGAGGTGCCGCAGGCCGTCTCCGGCCGCCCCGCACACCCGCCGAAGGCCGAGAAGGACCGCGGACTCGATATCAACACGAAGGAGCGCAAACTCGCCACGCGGAGCGCGATCGCCGCGACCGCCGACGCCGAGTTGGTCGCCGAGCGCGGCCACGACTTCGACGGCGAGCTCGAACTCCCGCTCGTCGTGAGCGACGAGTTCGAGGAGCTCGTCAAGACGAAAGAGGCCGTCGCGGTCCTCGAGACGCTGGGCGTCTACGCGGACGTCGAGCGCGCCGAGGACGGCAAGACGGTCCGCGCCGGCCGCGGGACGACCCGCGGGCGGAAGTACACGCAGCCGAAGTCGGTCCTCGTCGTCACGAGCGGGGAGCCCTCGCTCGCGGCCCGCAACCTCGCGGGCGCCGACGTGGCGACCGCCGCCGAGGTCAGCACCGAGGACCTCGCCCCCGGCACCGACGCCGGCCGGCTCACGCTGTGGACCGAGAGCGCGCTCGAGGAGGTGGCCGAGCGATGA
- a CDS encoding 50S ribosomal protein L3 — MPQPSRPRKGSMGFSPRSRAASEVPRFNSWPDDEGQPGLQGFAGYKAGMSHVVTINDEPNSPREGQEETVPVTVVETPPMRAVAVRAYEDTPYGTRPLTELWTDEVHEDLGRALSVPDEQSGGAESQIREALDSGALADVRVITHTLPSGLSSVPKKEPDVMETRVGGGALGDRLEFAFDLVDDGGEHAATDVFRAGQYADVAGITKGKGTQGPVKRWGVQKRKGKHARQGWRRRIGNLGPWNPSRVRSTVPQQGQTGYHQRTELNKRLVDLGDDDVTPDGGFVNYGEVDGSYALVKGSVPGPDKRLVRFRPAVRPADQPRLDPEVRYVSTASNQG, encoded by the coding sequence ATGCCACAACCAAGCAGACCACGAAAAGGCTCGATGGGCTTCAGCCCCCGCAGCCGTGCGGCCAGCGAGGTGCCGCGGTTCAACTCCTGGCCGGACGACGAGGGACAGCCCGGGTTACAGGGCTTCGCCGGATATAAAGCCGGCATGAGCCACGTCGTGACGATCAACGACGAACCCAACTCCCCCCGAGAGGGCCAAGAGGAGACCGTTCCGGTGACCGTCGTCGAGACGCCACCCATGCGGGCTGTCGCCGTTCGAGCTTACGAAGACACGCCGTACGGAACGCGGCCGCTGACCGAACTCTGGACCGACGAGGTCCACGAGGACCTCGGTCGCGCCCTTTCCGTCCCAGACGAACAGTCCGGCGGCGCCGAAAGCCAAATACGGGAGGCACTCGATTCGGGTGCCCTTGCGGACGTGCGGGTCATCACCCACACGCTGCCGAGCGGGCTTTCGAGCGTCCCGAAGAAAGAACCCGACGTGATGGAGACACGCGTCGGCGGCGGCGCCCTCGGGGACCGCCTCGAGTTCGCGTTCGACCTCGTCGACGACGGGGGCGAGCACGCCGCGACCGACGTGTTCCGCGCCGGCCAGTACGCCGACGTCGCGGGCATCACGAAGGGCAAGGGCACCCAAGGCCCCGTCAAGCGATGGGGCGTCCAAAAGCGGAAGGGCAAACACGCCCGCCAGGGCTGGCGCCGACGCATCGGCAACCTCGGCCCGTGGAACCCCTCGCGGGTCCGCTCGACGGTCCCTCAGCAGGGCCAGACCGGCTACCACCAGCGAACCGAATTGAACAAGCGGCTCGTCGATCTGGGTGACGACGACGTCACCCCCGACGGCGGCTTCGTCAACTACGGCGAGGTGGACGGTTCCTACGCTCTCGTGAAGGGCTCCGTTCCGGGTCCCGACAAGCGCCTCGTTCGGTTCCGCCCGGCGGTGCGACCGGCCGACCAACCGCGCCTCGACCCCGAGGTCCGGTACGTCTCCACCGCTTCCAATCAGGGATAA
- a CDS encoding 50S ribosomal protein L2: protein MGRRIQGQRRGRGTSTFRAPSHRYKADLSYRNVEDADMVTGEIVGIEHDPARSAPLADVQFDDGDRRLVLAPEGVAVGDEIQIGVSAEIAPGNTMPLAEIPEGVPVCNVERQPGDGGKFARASGVSATLLTHDRNAAVVQLPSGEMRRLSPECRATVGVVAGGGRTEKPFVKAGNKHHKMKSRGTKYPRVRGVAMNAVDHPFGGGGRQHPGKPKSISRDAPPGRKVGDIASKRTGRGGKGGRE, encoded by the coding sequence ATGGGACGACGAATCCAAGGGCAACGACGTGGTCGCGGGACGTCGACGTTCCGCGCACCCTCCCATCGGTACAAAGCGGACCTCTCGTATCGAAACGTCGAGGACGCCGACATGGTCACCGGCGAGATCGTCGGGATCGAACACGACCCCGCGCGGTCGGCGCCGCTGGCCGACGTACAGTTCGACGACGGCGACCGTCGCCTCGTCCTCGCCCCCGAAGGCGTGGCGGTCGGCGACGAGATCCAAATCGGCGTCTCCGCGGAGATCGCCCCCGGCAACACGATGCCGCTCGCGGAGATCCCCGAGGGCGTCCCCGTCTGTAACGTCGAGCGACAGCCCGGCGACGGCGGGAAGTTCGCGCGCGCCTCGGGCGTGTCAGCGACGCTTCTCACCCACGACCGCAACGCCGCTGTCGTTCAGTTGCCGAGCGGCGAGATGCGCCGGCTGTCGCCGGAGTGTCGCGCCACGGTCGGCGTGGTCGCCGGCGGCGGCCGAACGGAGAAGCCGTTCGTCAAGGCCGGCAACAAGCACCACAAAATGAAATCCCGCGGGACGAAGTACCCGCGCGTCCGCGGTGTCGCGATGAACGCCGTCGACCACCCCTTCGGTGGCGGCGGCCGACAGCACCCCGGCAAACCCAAGAGTATCTCCCGCGACGCGCCGCCGGGCCGGAAGGTCGGCGACATCGCCTCCAAACGGACCGGCCGCGGCGGGAAAGGAGGACGAGAATGA
- a CDS encoding 50S ribosomal protein L22, whose product MGISYSVDADPDETAKAMLRERHMSHKHSKEIAREIKGKSAGEAVAYLESVIEGDVSVPFKSHNSGVGHRNDIDGWDAGRYPEKASKAFLDLLENAVNNADHQGFDGEEMTIDHVAAHKVGGSPGQKPRAFGRASQWNTPQVDVELVLAREGDE is encoded by the coding sequence ATGGGAATCAGCTACAGTGTCGACGCCGACCCGGACGAGACGGCGAAAGCCATGCTCCGGGAGCGTCACATGAGCCACAAGCACAGCAAGGAGATCGCACGGGAGATCAAAGGCAAATCGGCCGGCGAGGCCGTCGCCTATCTCGAGTCGGTCATCGAGGGTGATGTTTCCGTCCCGTTCAAATCCCACAACAGCGGTGTCGGTCACCGAAACGACATCGACGGCTGGGACGCGGGGCGGTATCCCGAGAAGGCCTCGAAGGCCTTCCTCGATCTCCTCGAGAACGCCGTCAACAACGCCGACCATCAGGGATTCGACGGGGAGGAGATGACGATCGACCACGTCGCGGCCCACAAGGTCGGGGGGTCCCCCGGCCAGAAGCCGCGGGCGTTCGGTCGCGCCTCGCAGTGGAACACCCCGCAGGTCGACGTCGAACTCGTGCTCGCACGGGAGGGCGACGAATAA